In Pelodictyon luteolum DSM 273, the genomic stretch GCTGACGATGGCGTGGCCCGCTTCATGGTAGGCGACGATCCGCTTCTCTTTCGGGTTGATGACCTTGTTCTTTTTCTCGAGGCCCGCCACCACTCGCTCGATAGCGTCTTCGAAGTCCTTCATCTCGATGCTCTCCTTGTTGCGGCGGGAGGCGAGCAATGCGGCTTCGTTGGCAGCATTGGCGATCTCGGCTCCGGCGAACCCCGGCGTCTGCGATGCGAGCGCCTTCAGGTTTACGTCCGGGCTGAGCGACATGTTCTTGGTATGTACCCTGAACGTATCCATCCGTCCCTTGAGGTCCGGCTTGTCGACCATGATCTGGCGGTCGAACCGGCCGGGGCGGAGCAGGGCGGGGTCGAGCACGTCGGGGCGGTTTGTGGCCGCCATGAGGATGACTCCTTTGTCTGTCGCGAACCCGTCCATTTCGACGAGGAGCTGGTTGAGGGTGTTTTCGCGTTCGTCGTTTCCGCCCATCATGGCGCCTTTGCCGCGGCTCCTGCCGACAGCATCGATTTCATCGATGAAGATGATGCAGGGGGCCTTCTCCTTGGCCTGGCGGAACAGGTCGCGCACTCGGGCCGCACCGACGCCGACGAACATCTCAACGAAGTCCGATCCACTGATGCTGAAGAACGGCACGTCCGCTTCTCCTGCGACGGCTTTGGCAAGGAGGGTCTTGCCGGTGCCGGGAGGGCCGACGAGCAGCACGCCTTTTGGGAGCTTGCCACCGAGGCGGGTGTACTTTTTCGGGTCCTTGAGGAAGTCGACCACCTCCATCACCTCGGCTTTGGCTTCATCGAGACCAGCCACGTCCTTGAAGGTGATGCGGGTGTGTTCGTCAAGGTTTTCATAGAGTGCGGCCTTGTTCTTGCCGATATTCATGAACTGCGCTCCCGGACCTCCTGCGCCCATGCGGCGGAAAATGAAAAAGTAAAGGCCGAAAAGCAGGGCGAAGGGGAGCACCCACTGGATCAGTTCGCTGATCCAGGTGGTTCCGGGCGAGCCCTCATATCTGACTCCGTGGGTTTCCAGAAGAGCGGTAAGGCTTTCGTCACGGACGGGGTTTACCGTCACCTCGTTTTCCGGGGTTTTCGCGCCGGGCAGAAGCTTGCGGGTTGTATCATTGCCCTCTTCCTGCTTCGGCAGGCCGCTGTCGACGCCGGGCTTGAGCGTGACATAGATTTTCTCGGGCGCAATCCGTACGGATTCGACCTTGTTTTCCGTGATGAATGTCCGGAAGGTGCTGTAGGGTATTTCCCGTGACGAACCTGACCAGAAAAAGGCGAGCTGAAGGCCGATAAGCAGTGCGATGACCACCACGTAGTATATCATCGGGAGCTTCGGTCGTGGCTGGGGGGTTTCAGGTTCGGAATTATAGGGATTGGAGGGTTTCAGCGAGTTTTTTGCCATCAATCAACTGTCGTAATGGTAATTATAAATATCTGTTTCTATGGATCGTTATCGAATGTCGTGAATGATCAATTTACTGGATTCTTCCATTTAATGAAGCATATCGTTCCAAAACATATCATATATTGAGCAATTGTTTAAATGCCTTTCCCCAGCTATTAGTTTCCCTGAGGCCACGGGAAAGGGTGGCCAGATCCCTCTTGACGGCGGCCGTAATATCAGGGAAGGAGACAGCATTATGAACGCAGCCCGCGATAAGGCAAATCACCGGATCTCAACGTTGAAATCACTGCTGTGTGTCGGTCTTGATGCCGACAGGGAAAAGGTTCCTGCAGTGTTTTCTCGATTTTCGAGCCCGGTTCTCGAGTTCAACCGCTCCGTCATCCGCGCCACCCGAGATTATGCGGCGGCCTACAAAATCAATACCGCCTTCTATGAGGCGAGGGGAATCGAGGGGTTTCGCGACATGGAGGAGACTCTGGTGGAAATCCCTTCGGAGTGCCTCAGTATCGCCGATGCCAAAAGGGCCGACATCGGCAACACCAGCAGGATGTACGCCAGAGCATTTTTCGAGCACTGGGAGTTCGATTCCGTGACGGTGGCGCCCTACATGGGCTACGACTCCCTCGAGCCATTCTTCTCCTACTCCGACAAACTTGTTTTCGTACTCTGCCTCACCTCCAATGCCGGGTCCCGGGATTTTGAAGAGCAGCAGCTGGAAGGCGGCCTTCCTCTCTACCGCCGGGTGTTGGAGCGGGTTTCACAGTGGGGTGCCGGTGGCAACGGTGGCGTGGTCGTCGGGGCAACGAAGAGCGCCCTTCTTGCAGACATCCGCAACGCGGCACCGGGTCTGTTTTTCCTGATTCCCGGAGTCGGAGCGCAGGGCGGCTCTCTTGAAGAGGCCGTCGACCTTGGCGTGGACGCCAACCGTGAAGGAGCTCTGGTCAACATCAGCCGCAGCCTCATTTATCCCCCGGGGGAGTTCAGGGATATTGCGGCTTACGAGGCTGCGGTGTCGATGGAGGCTGAACGCCTTCACTCCGCCATGCGGAGCGTCCTCTAGACAGAGGCTCTCTGTTGTCGTATATTATAATGAAACAGCACGAGTACTAACCGGAATTGAATTTATGTGTGGAATCGTTGGATATATAGGAACCCGTGAAGCGGCTCCTCTTCTGCTTGGCGGGCTCCACCGCCTTGAGTACCGGGGATATGACTCGGCCGGTATCGCCCTGCTCAACGGCGGTCTGCCGTTCATGAAGCAGAAGGGCAGCGTCGCCGAACTCCAGAAGGCCTTCGATGCTTCGCCAGCCAGAATGCTTGGCGCCACCATCGGTATAGGTCATACCCGCTGGGCTACGCATGGTGATCCGAGCGACCGCAACGCCCATCCCCATCTGAATGCCCAGGAAGACATCGCCGTCATCCATAACGGTATCATTGAAAATTATTCGGTGCTCAAGCAGGAGCTGCAGGGGGAGGGCTATCATTTCCAGAGCGATACCGACTCGGAAGTGCTCGTTCAGCTCATTGACCGGATATGGAAAATCGATCCGTCGCTCTCGCTGGAGGCGGTCGTGCGGGCTGCACTGCGCCACGTTGAAGGGGCTTACGGTGTCTGCGTGATCTCACCCCGTGATCCCGACAAGATCGTTGTCGCCCGCAAGGGCAGTCCTCTGGTGATCGGAATCGGCGAGGGCGAGTATTTCATCGCCTCCGATGCGGCTCCCATCGTCGAGCACACCAACCGCGTGGTCTATCTTTCCGATGGCGAAATGGCCGTCATCACCCGCAGCGGCTACCAGGTTCGCACCATCGAGAACGTTGCCATGGAGAAGGATATCACCGAACTCGACTTTTCGCTTGAGAAGATCGAAAAGGGCGGATACGAGCACTTCATGCTGAAGGAAATTTTCGAGCAGCCGGACGTCATGCATGACGTGATGCGCGGCCGTGTCAGGACCGAAGAGGGGCGGGTGGTGCTTGGCGGCATCGAGGACTATCTTGACCGCCTGAAACAGGCCAGACGCATTGTCATCTGTGCCTGCGGAACCAGCTGGCACGCAGGCCTCATAGGCGAATACCTCATCGAGGACTTCGCCCGAATCCCGGTGGAGGTCGATTACGCTTCCGAGTTCCGTTACCGCAACCCGATCATCGGACCCGACGACGTGGTCATCGTGATTTCCCAGTCCGGCGAAACCGCCGATACCCTCGCAGCGCTCCGTGCGGCAAAGGAAAAGGGTGCTATGGTGATGGGGATCTGCAACGTGGTTGGCTCGACCATCGCCCGGGAGACCATGTGTGGCATCTATACTCATGCCGGTCCCGAGGTCGGCGTAGCGTCGACCAAGGCGTTTACCGCCCAGGTGATCGTGCTTTACATGCTTGCCCTGGCACTCAGCAAGGGACGTACGATTTCCCATGATGAGATGCGCCTCAGCCTGAAGGAACTCTCGAAGGTTCCGGAGCATGCCGCGAAAATTCTCGAGCTGGACAGCCAGATCCAGCAGATCGCCGACGACTACAAGGATGCACGAAACTTTCTCTACCTCGGCCGCGGCTATAACTTCCCAGTAGCGCTCGAAGGCGCGCTCAAGCTGAAGGAGATTTCCTATATTCACGCCGAAGGCTATCCTGCAGCCGAGATGAAGCACGGTCCCATCGCCCTTATCGATGAGGATATGCCGGTCGTCGTCATT encodes the following:
- the pyrF gene encoding orotidine-5'-phosphate decarboxylase — encoded protein: MNAARDKANHRISTLKSLLCVGLDADREKVPAVFSRFSSPVLEFNRSVIRATRDYAAAYKINTAFYEARGIEGFRDMEETLVEIPSECLSIADAKRADIGNTSRMYARAFFEHWEFDSVTVAPYMGYDSLEPFFSYSDKLVFVLCLTSNAGSRDFEEQQLEGGLPLYRRVLERVSQWGAGGNGGVVVGATKSALLADIRNAAPGLFFLIPGVGAQGGSLEEAVDLGVDANREGALVNISRSLIYPPGEFRDIAAYEAAVSMEAERLHSAMRSVL
- the ftsH gene encoding ATP-dependent zinc metalloprotease FtsH; the protein is MAKNSLKPSNPYNSEPETPQPRPKLPMIYYVVVIALLIGLQLAFFWSGSSREIPYSTFRTFITENKVESVRIAPEKIYVTLKPGVDSGLPKQEEGNDTTRKLLPGAKTPENEVTVNPVRDESLTALLETHGVRYEGSPGTTWISELIQWVLPFALLFGLYFFIFRRMGAGGPGAQFMNIGKNKAALYENLDEHTRITFKDVAGLDEAKAEVMEVVDFLKDPKKYTRLGGKLPKGVLLVGPPGTGKTLLAKAVAGEADVPFFSISGSDFVEMFVGVGAARVRDLFRQAKEKAPCIIFIDEIDAVGRSRGKGAMMGGNDERENTLNQLLVEMDGFATDKGVILMAATNRPDVLDPALLRPGRFDRQIMVDKPDLKGRMDTFRVHTKNMSLSPDVNLKALASQTPGFAGAEIANAANEAALLASRRNKESIEMKDFEDAIERVVAGLEKKNKVINPKEKRIVAYHEAGHAIVSWMMPENDPVQKISIVPRGMSALGYTMNIPLEDRYLMTKRELFARICGLLGGRIAEESVFGEISTGAQNDLEKITGIAYNMVMVYGMSDKIGNLSYYESNNPYYGAPGVEKKFGGETARLIDEEVKAIVESAADTVRTMLKEHRSKLEALARELLTKEMLQYCQIEEILGKRPGGQEEDSGEVDCSKKSAENGMVAHEPETTADAESTEKVGLSATELAELEAAAERLRQSRNVSDN
- the glmS gene encoding glutamine--fructose-6-phosphate transaminase (isomerizing); the encoded protein is MCGIVGYIGTREAAPLLLGGLHRLEYRGYDSAGIALLNGGLPFMKQKGSVAELQKAFDASPARMLGATIGIGHTRWATHGDPSDRNAHPHLNAQEDIAVIHNGIIENYSVLKQELQGEGYHFQSDTDSEVLVQLIDRIWKIDPSLSLEAVVRAALRHVEGAYGVCVISPRDPDKIVVARKGSPLVIGIGEGEYFIASDAAPIVEHTNRVVYLSDGEMAVITRSGYQVRTIENVAMEKDITELDFSLEKIEKGGYEHFMLKEIFEQPDVMHDVMRGRVRTEEGRVVLGGIEDYLDRLKQARRIVICACGTSWHAGLIGEYLIEDFARIPVEVDYASEFRYRNPIIGPDDVVIVISQSGETADTLAALRAAKEKGAMVMGICNVVGSTIARETMCGIYTHAGPEVGVASTKAFTAQVIVLYMLALALSKGRTISHDEMRLSLKELSKVPEHAAKILELDSQIQQIADDYKDARNFLYLGRGYNFPVALEGALKLKEISYIHAEGYPAAEMKHGPIALIDEDMPVVVIATRDSSYQKILSNIEEVRSRKGRVIAIASEGDTEVARLAEHVIYIPQASAQIMPLLTVIPLQLLSYHIATLRGCNVDRPRNLAKSVTVE